A window of Cellulosimicrobium protaetiae genomic DNA:
GACCCCCGCCCCATGCGTCTCGTCGTCGCCCGCTGCTCCGCCCGCTACACCGGCCGCCTCGCGGCTCACCTGCCGCTCGCGACGCGCGTGCTCATCGTCAAGGCCGACGGGAGCGTGCTCCTGCACTCCGACGGCGGGTCGTACAAGCCGCTCAACTGGATGAGCCCGCCGTGCTCGCTCGCCGTGCGCGAGCCGTCCGACGAGGCGCGCGAGCGTGGCGTGACCGAGGTGTGGGCCGTGCAGCACGCGAAGAGCGACGACCGCCTCGAGATCGAGCTGCACGAGGTCCAGCACGACAGCTCGCACGAGCTGGGCGTCGACCCGGGCCTCGTCAAGGACGGTGTGGAGGCCCACCTGCAGGAGATGCTCGCCGCGCAGATCGAGCTGCTCGGGTCCGGGCACACGCTCGTGCGCCGTGAGTA
This region includes:
- the nucS gene encoding endonuclease NucS, with amino-acid sequence MRLVVARCSARYTGRLAAHLPLATRVLIVKADGSVLLHSDGGSYKPLNWMSPPCSLAVREPSDEARERGVTEVWAVQHAKSDDRLEIELHEVQHDSSHELGVDPGLVKDGVEAHLQEMLAAQIELLGSGHTLVRREYPTAIGPVDILAKDASGATVAVEIKRRGDIDGVEQLTRYLDLLNRDPLLAPVRGVFAAQEIKPQARVLATDRGIGCLVLDYDAMRGVDDVDSRLF